TGCCATTTGATCAGTTTGAGGCTCTTGTATAATTTTATCAAAACCAACATCACTCGCAGCAAAAATCTTAGTCAATTCTAAAAACAAGCCTGTTTTATCTAACATTTCAATTGCTAAATAATATTTTGCATAAATTGCTTCGTCTGGGGTCATTTTTGTCTCTAATTGATAGGAATTGAATACATTTCCAGTTGTCCCCAACCGAATATTTTTAGCGACTGTAATTAAATCACTTACTACGCTTGTTGCGGTTGGTAATTCTCCCGCACCGGGACCGTAAAACATTGTTTCGCCAACAGCAGCACCTTTTACAACAACTGCATTATTTTCATTTTGAACTCCTGCTAATGGATGATTCTTAGGAACCAATACAGGACCTACATCCACTGCAACACTCCCATTCTTTTCTTCTGCAGAGCCAATTAGTTTGATTTTATAACCTAATTGTTTTGCTACTTCTATATCAGTAGATTTCACATTCCGAATTCCACGAGTTTCAATTTGTTCCAAATCAACATGCATCCCAAAAGCTAAACGAGTTAAAATAACCATCTTACGAGCTGCATCAATGCCATCTACATCATTTGTTGGATCGCTTTCAGCAAATCCAAGATCTTGCGCCTCTTTCAATACTTCTTCATAAGATTTATTTTCAGTGGTCATTTTCGTTAACATAAAGTTCGTTGTACCATTAACAATTCCTAAAACTTGTTGAATATTGTCTGAAGCCAAGCTATCTACAATAGTTCTTAAAATCGGAATTCCACCAGCAACACTTGCTTCATAATACAAATCACATTTATTTTCTTTAGCTAAGGCAACTAATTCTTTACCATGTAAAGCAATCAAGTCTTTATTGGCTGTCACAACGTGTTTTCCAGACTTTAGCCCACGACTAATGTATTCCTTAGCCACATCAATACTTCCCATTACTTCTAAAATAACAGCAATTTCAGGATCATTTAAAATATCATCTGCATTTGTAGTTAATTCTACACCTTCAGAAATCAATCCACGATTTTTTTCAATATCACGAACTAATACTTTCTTAATTGAGATTTCTTCACCTGTTACTTGACCAATTTTTTGATTATGATCTTTTAGAATCCGAACAACCCCACTACCAACTGTTCCAAATCCTAATATCCCCACTTGAATCGTTTTTTTCATTGCTTATATTCCCCCTTATTTTAAAACTCTAACAAATAAAATGATTGATTGTTCTTTCTATTCTACTCACTCACTATTGTTATCAAGTATACCGAATTATCTAACGTTCCACCAGTCTAAATTAAAAAAGTCTCTATGTAGCTTGTAAATACGAAATTCTTTCATTTTTATATTTTTTTAAATAAAAAGGAAAGATGCCTAAGCCTCTTTCCACTCTCAATTAATCTTGTAGTAATTCATAAATTTCAATTGCTATTAAGTCGATGTCATCAAATTGATAAACCGAATGATCTGAAACTTCTTCTAATTCATAGGTTTCAGCTTTTGGATCATAACTGATCAAACAACGTTCTTGACCTTCTTTTTCAAATCGACGAACTTGTACTTCACTGTCGGTATTCTCTTGCATTGCTTCTAATCTGTGGACAATAGCCACTAATTGTGAAGATTTCATTGTTTTTGTGCCCCTTTCAAACTTGACTCTTTTATATTCTAACAGATTTTATTGTAAAACGCATTAATCTAATTCGTTTCTCATGAAAAAAAAATAATTTATAGTACTTTTCCGTTAATTTTTTAAGCCCTTTTCAATAATTTTGCTAAAATTTAAAAGGGAATTTGCTTTGATAGCTGAACTTCAAGTAAAAAATACGTAAATACTAATTTTCACCGAAAAAATTAGTATTAATTTACTTGTTTTTGATACGTGACTTCATTTTTATGGTAAACTAATTTAAATTAGATGATATAGTATAAAAAAAGGAGTGGATTTATTGATGACCTCATTAACAGACAGATTTAATTCTCAAACATACAAGATTAAGGTTTCTGATATTCGCCAATTTGATGAACGTGTTTCTTCAATTAAAGATATGTTGAAATTAACATTAGGCGAACCCGATTTTAACACTCCTGAACATGTAAAACTAGCAGGGATTCAATCAATTGAAAACAACGAATCTCATTATACTGGAATGGCTGGTGATTTAGGTTTACGTAAAGCTGTTTCAAGTTTTATGCATACTAAATATAATGTAAAATTTGCACCAGAGAATGAAGTTTTAGTCACTATCGGTGCAACTGAAGCTCTTTCAGCTAGTTTATTGGCTATTTTAAATCCAGGAGATAAAATCATTGTACCCACACCAATTTATCCTGGTTACGAGCCTTTAATTACCTTAGCAAGAGCTGAACCTGTTTATATTGATACAACTTCAAATGATTTTGTTTTGACACCGGAAATGATTGAAGCTGCTATTACAGAACATGGGGCTACAGTGAAGGCTATTATTTTAAACTATCCAAGCAATCCAACTGGAGTTACTTATAATCGTAAAGAAGTCGAAGCAATTGCAAATGCTGTCAAAAAACACAATATTTTTGTGATTAGCGATGAAATTTACAGTGAATTAACTTACGGAGATACCCATGTATCAATCGCTGAATATGCTCGTGAACAAACGATTTTAATCAATGGTCTATCGAAATCTCACGCTATGACCGGCTGGAGAATTGGCTTTATTTTAGCACCTAAAGAGTTAGTTGGACAAATTGTTAAAGTTCATCAGTATCTTGTAACAAGTGCTACAACTATGGCTCAAAAAGCGGCTATTGCTGCTTTAACAACCGGCATGAACGATGCTCAACCAATGAAAGCTGAATATCTGAAACGTCGCGATTTTATCCAAGGGAAGATGGAAAAACTTGGTTTTAAAATTGCTCAACCAAATGGAGCCTTTTATATTTTTGCTAAAATTCCAGCAGGTTATTTGCAAAACAGTATGGAATTTTGTGTTGATTTAGCAGAAAAAAATCGTTTAGCAATTATTCCAGGATCAGCTTTTGGCGCTGCTGGTGAAGGATACGTTCGATTAAGCTACGCAGCAAATATGGACAAACTAGAAATTGCCATGGAACGATTAACCGATTATATTCATGGTCAAAAATCAGAAGAACTTGAAAGTAGTCGAACTCTCTAAAACCAAAAATCCCAGTGGA
The sequence above is a segment of the Carnobacterium gallinarum DSM 4847 genome. Coding sequences within it:
- a CDS encoding homoserine dehydrogenase, with protein sequence MKKTIQVGILGFGTVGSGVVRILKDHNQKIGQVTGEEISIKKVLVRDIEKNRGLISEGVELTTNADDILNDPEIAVILEVMGSIDVAKEYISRGLKSGKHVVTANKDLIALHGKELVALAKENKCDLYYEASVAGGIPILRTIVDSLASDNIQQVLGIVNGTTNFMLTKMTTENKSYEEVLKEAQDLGFAESDPTNDVDGIDAARKMVILTRLAFGMHVDLEQIETRGIRNVKSTDIEVAKQLGYKIKLIGSAEEKNGSVAVDVGPVLVPKNHPLAGVQNENNAVVVKGAAVGETMFYGPGAGELPTATSVVSDLITVAKNIRLGTTGNVFNSYQLETKMTPDEAIYAKYYLAIEMLDKTGLFLELTKIFAASDVGFDKIIQEPQTDQMAKVVIITHQMNKKQQKEILKQIDAAKDMNLLVHFKVMEG
- a CDS encoding YkuJ family protein codes for the protein MKSSQLVAIVHRLEAMQENTDSEVQVRRFEKEGQERCLISYDPKAETYELEEVSDHSVYQFDDIDLIAIEIYELLQD
- a CDS encoding pyridoxal phosphate-dependent aminotransferase, with protein sequence MTSLTDRFNSQTYKIKVSDIRQFDERVSSIKDMLKLTLGEPDFNTPEHVKLAGIQSIENNESHYTGMAGDLGLRKAVSSFMHTKYNVKFAPENEVLVTIGATEALSASLLAILNPGDKIIVPTPIYPGYEPLITLARAEPVYIDTTSNDFVLTPEMIEAAITEHGATVKAIILNYPSNPTGVTYNRKEVEAIANAVKKHNIFVISDEIYSELTYGDTHVSIAEYAREQTILINGLSKSHAMTGWRIGFILAPKELVGQIVKVHQYLVTSATTMAQKAAIAALTTGMNDAQPMKAEYLKRRDFIQGKMEKLGFKIAQPNGAFYIFAKIPAGYLQNSMEFCVDLAEKNRLAIIPGSAFGAAGEGYVRLSYAANMDKLEIAMERLTDYIHGQKSEELESSRTL